In a genomic window of Lacrimispora sp. BS-2:
- a CDS encoding glycosyltransferase, producing MEEKRQEKTVDVIIPVYKPDEKLKLLLKRLGEQSYPIRRIIVMNTERSYWKEEEYGWVPNLEVHHVTKEEFDHGGTRNQGAGYSEADIMVFMTDDAVPADGNLIGALVRGLDQTGKGGEKVVMAYGRQLPNPDCALAEQYTRSFNYPEQSRVKTGKDLKELGIKTFFASNVCCAYDRAAFLEAGGFIRRTIFNEDMIYAGNAVRHRGEAVAYAAGAKVYHSHNYGCIAQFKRNFDLAVSQADHPEVFEGIRSEGEGIRLVKKTCAWLVKEGKPWLVPAVIVKSGFKYMGYLMGKRYRSLPKWLVFSFTMNREYWKKER from the coding sequence ATGGAAGAAAAAAGGCAGGAAAAGACCGTTGATGTGATCATTCCCGTATATAAGCCGGATGAGAAGTTAAAGCTTTTGCTGAAACGTCTGGGAGAACAGTCATACCCTATCCGTCGGATCATCGTCATGAACACGGAACGGTCTTATTGGAAGGAAGAGGAATATGGCTGGGTCCCTAATCTGGAAGTACATCATGTGACAAAAGAGGAATTTGACCATGGCGGCACCAGGAACCAGGGAGCCGGTTATTCTGAGGCGGATATCATGGTATTTATGACCGATGATGCGGTTCCGGCTGATGGAAATTTAATAGGGGCGCTTGTAAGGGGCCTTGACCAGACTGGAAAGGGCGGAGAAAAGGTGGTCATGGCCTATGGAAGACAGCTTCCCAATCCTGACTGTGCCCTGGCAGAGCAGTATACCCGGTCCTTTAATTACCCGGAGCAAAGCAGGGTAAAGACAGGGAAGGATTTAAAGGAGCTGGGAATCAAGACCTTTTTTGCCTCCAATGTCTGCTGTGCCTATGACCGGGCCGCATTTTTAGAGGCAGGCGGATTTATCAGGCGGACTATTTTTAATGAGGACATGATTTATGCGGGAAATGCGGTAAGACACCGGGGAGAGGCAGTTGCCTACGCAGCCGGGGCAAAAGTGTACCATTCCCATAATTATGGCTGCATAGCCCAGTTTAAGAGGAATTTTGACCTTGCGGTATCCCAGGCGGACCACCCGGAGGTGTTTGAGGGAATCCGCTCGGAAGGTGAGGGAATCCGGCTTGTGAAAAAGACCTGTGCCTGGCTTGTAAAGGAAGGGAAGCCATGGCTTGTTCCCGCAGTGATTGTAAAAAGCGGTTTTAAATACATGGGATATCTTATGGGAAAACGGTATCGCAGTCTGCCAAAGTGGCTGGTCTTTAGCTTTACCATGAACAGGGAATATTGGAAAAAGGAAAGATAA
- a CDS encoding serine hydrolase: protein MNQEKINELEKTISSDYSNIAGIVVQKNGIKLYENYFNGYTAHNDLHIYSVTKSVFSALIGIAINKGHIKSVDQKVLDFFPDYTVKTGEKTIQSVTLKNLLTMTASYKYESEPYEEFFASDNWVKAALDLLGGEKHTGEFMYSAIIGTHILSGILVKATGQPVLDFAAEHLFSPLGINVPQNVVLGNKEEHIAIMNDKNTSGWVVDPQGINTASWGLFLTPGDMAKIGQLYLNGGTWERKQIIPEKWIEVSTKEHIRLNRLSYGYLWWIINDKEHIYAALGDGGNVIYVNTKKKMVVSIASLFTPDPKDRIGFIMEHIEPIFED, encoded by the coding sequence ATGAATCAGGAAAAAATTAATGAACTTGAAAAGACGATAAGCAGTGACTATAGCAATATCGCAGGCATTGTTGTACAAAAAAACGGCATAAAACTATATGAAAACTACTTTAATGGATATACAGCCCATAACGACCTTCATATATATTCGGTGACCAAGAGCGTTTTTTCCGCATTAATTGGTATCGCAATTAATAAAGGTCATATTAAAAGTGTGGATCAGAAGGTATTGGACTTTTTCCCGGATTACACTGTTAAGACAGGTGAAAAAACAATACAGAGTGTTACACTTAAAAATTTGCTTACCATGACGGCCTCATATAAATATGAGTCTGAGCCATACGAGGAGTTTTTCGCAAGCGATAACTGGGTAAAAGCTGCCCTTGATTTACTGGGAGGCGAAAAACATACAGGAGAATTTATGTATTCTGCCATCATAGGAACCCATATCCTGTCAGGTATTCTTGTAAAAGCGACGGGCCAGCCAGTGCTTGATTTCGCTGCGGAACATTTATTCTCGCCACTGGGAATCAATGTTCCCCAGAATGTGGTGCTGGGGAATAAAGAGGAGCATATCGCCATTATGAATGATAAAAATACCAGTGGCTGGGTTGTTGACCCGCAAGGGATAAATACGGCAAGCTGGGGCCTTTTCCTGACGCCTGGGGATATGGCAAAAATAGGCCAATTGTACCTAAATGGTGGAACATGGGAAAGGAAACAAATTATACCGGAAAAATGGATAGAAGTAAGCACAAAGGAGCACATCAGACTGAATCGGCTGTCTTATGGCTACCTGTGGTGGATTATTAATGATAAAGAGCATATCTATGCAGCCTTGGGAGACGGGGGAAACGTAATCTACGTCAATACAAAGAAAAAAATGGTCGTTTCTATCGCTTCTCTATTTACACCGGACCCTAAGGACAGGATAGGGTTTATTATGGAGCACATTGAACCAATATTTGAGGATTGA
- a CDS encoding tryptophanase: protein MAVKYIPEPFRIKMVERIKMLTQEERIEKIKEAKFNLFSLKGEDVYIDLLTDSGTNAMSDGQWAGVMRGDEAYAGSSSYYKLFDAGKDIFGYDFIQPVHQGRAGEKVLFPIFLSKGKFAISNMFFDTTRAHVELAGARAIDCVVEEAKNPSIRAPFKGNMDVVKLEKLINELGAENVGLVVMTITNNSAGGQPVSMANMREVSEICKKYNIPLNIDAARYAENAFFLKQREEECKNMSIKEIVRKIFSYGDMFTMSAKKDTIVNIGGLIGIKDGNSPIILKIKANCISYEGFFTYGGLSGRDLEALAIGLYEGIDENFLRYRIGQMEYLAAKLDDAGIAYQSPVGGHGVFVDAAAFFPHIPYNEFPAQVLAIELYKEAGIRTCDIGSFMLGNDPDTGEQLHSEFEFTRFAIPRRVYTQAHIDIMADALIAIKERASEIKRGYRITWEPPILRHFQASLEPIEY from the coding sequence ATGGCTGTAAAGTATATTCCGGAACCGTTCAGAATTAAAATGGTAGAACGTATTAAAATGTTAACTCAAGAGGAACGTATCGAAAAAATCAAAGAGGCTAAGTTTAATTTATTTAGCCTAAAGGGCGAAGATGTCTATATTGACCTTTTAACCGATAGCGGAACCAATGCTATGAGTGATGGCCAATGGGCAGGAGTTATGAGAGGCGATGAAGCATACGCCGGTTCATCCAGTTACTATAAATTATTTGATGCAGGCAAAGACATATTCGGTTATGATTTTATACAACCGGTTCACCAGGGCCGTGCCGGCGAAAAGGTGCTTTTTCCTATTTTCCTTTCCAAAGGTAAATTTGCCATTTCCAATATGTTTTTTGATACAACAAGAGCCCACGTAGAGCTGGCTGGGGCCAGAGCCATTGACTGTGTGGTAGAGGAAGCAAAAAATCCTTCCATAAGAGCTCCTTTTAAAGGCAACATGGATGTTGTTAAACTTGAAAAATTAATCAATGAACTGGGCGCTGAAAATGTTGGTCTTGTTGTAATGACTATTACTAACAATTCAGCAGGAGGCCAGCCGGTATCCATGGCAAACATGAGAGAGGTATCAGAGATATGTAAAAAGTATAATATTCCTCTTAATATTGATGCCGCCAGATATGCTGAAAATGCCTTTTTCCTAAAGCAGCGGGAAGAAGAATGCAAAAATATGTCCATAAAAGAAATTGTCAGGAAAATATTCAGCTATGGTGATATGTTTACAATGTCCGCAAAAAAGGATACAATTGTAAACATCGGTGGTCTGATTGGAATAAAAGACGGGAATTCACCAATTATATTAAAAATAAAAGCCAACTGTATTTCATACGAAGGATTCTTTACTTACGGAGGACTTTCCGGACGTGATCTTGAAGCCCTGGCAATTGGACTTTACGAAGGAATCGACGAAAACTTTTTAAGATACCGCATCGGTCAGATGGAATATCTGGCAGCTAAATTAGACGATGCAGGAATTGCTTACCAGTCACCGGTGGGCGGTCATGGAGTCTTTGTGGATGCGGCAGCATTTTTCCCTCACATTCCATATAATGAATTCCCTGCACAGGTGCTTGCAATCGAGCTTTATAAAGAGGCTGGGATCCGTACCTGTGACATAGGCTCCTTTATGCTGGGCAACGATCCTGATACCGGAGAGCAGCTTCATTCTGAGTTTGAATTTACACGCTTTGCGATTCCGCGCCGCGTTTATACACAGGCACATATTGACATCATGGCTGATGCATTAATCGCAATCAAGGAAAGAGCGTCCGAAATCAAGCGGGGATACCGCATCACCTGGGAGCCGCCGATTTTACGTCACTTCCAGGCATCTTTGGAACCCATCGAATATTAA
- a CDS encoding sodium-dependent transporter, protein MRDQWNSRTGFLFAAIGAAVGLGNLWRFPFQAYKNGGGAFFLPYFVAIVTCAVPLMIMEYTYGRRIRGGSTKAFARLKKKLEIIGWVQVMVPIVVMMFYSTIISISVVFMIYCIGHAFGIVNWMSNPGPLLGVITGQAQNAFDFSSGISLYMLGAVVVVWFCNWAIVRQGISGGIEKASKIFTPLLMILMIVFMINSMRLEGAAIGLNALFTPDFSKILNPSIWVAAYAQVFFSTTLAVGVMIAYGSYLGEEQDIVNNSFITVLSNSSFDIIAGITVFSTLGFLVNKQGVSFDSFGTGAGVAFIAFPIAISTMSSNIVVQGILGFLFFFCLFIAGISSSISMLEAFNTSALDKFKISRKKLTNIISIAGFIGSATFATYCGFNYILDLVDSYVANYVIATLGLVEVVAISYIYGTEKLREDANQYSDFKVGKWWDYLLKYFTPILLGITVITNFVSGIMKMFGMDSVTLISNIVFGWGTVVLMIGVAIVFCKRPWQAALE, encoded by the coding sequence ATGCGAGATCAATGGAACAGCAGAACAGGCTTTTTATTCGCAGCAATAGGGGCTGCAGTAGGACTAGGTAATTTATGGAGATTTCCGTTTCAGGCTTATAAAAATGGAGGTGGAGCATTTTTCCTCCCATACTTTGTAGCGATTGTTACATGTGCCGTTCCTTTAATGATCATGGAATACACCTATGGTCGGAGAATACGAGGCGGTTCAACAAAGGCATTTGCCAGGCTTAAGAAGAAGTTAGAGATTATTGGCTGGGTTCAGGTTATGGTACCCATCGTTGTTATGATGTTTTACAGCACCATCATATCCATATCTGTTGTCTTTATGATTTACTGTATAGGTCATGCTTTCGGCATAGTAAACTGGATGAGCAATCCAGGACCACTGTTAGGCGTTATTACCGGGCAGGCCCAGAATGCTTTCGACTTTTCAAGCGGCATCAGCCTTTATATGTTAGGCGCTGTGGTTGTCGTATGGTTTTGCAACTGGGCCATCGTCCGGCAGGGAATTTCAGGAGGAATTGAAAAAGCCTCAAAGATATTCACTCCCCTGCTTATGATTCTGATGATAGTTTTTATGATTAACTCCATGAGGCTGGAGGGTGCTGCAATCGGGTTAAATGCATTATTTACACCGGATTTTTCTAAAATTTTAAATCCCAGTATATGGGTCGCAGCATATGCGCAGGTGTTTTTTTCCACCACGCTTGCAGTTGGCGTTATGATTGCTTACGGCTCATATCTGGGAGAAGAGCAGGATATCGTAAATAACTCATTTATTACCGTACTGTCAAACAGCTCTTTTGACATTATTGCAGGGATTACCGTATTTTCAACCCTGGGATTTTTGGTCAATAAACAGGGAGTTTCTTTTGATTCCTTTGGAACCGGAGCCGGAGTTGCTTTTATCGCATTTCCTATCGCAATTTCAACCATGTCATCCAATATTGTGGTTCAGGGCATTTTAGGATTTTTATTTTTCTTCTGCTTATTTATTGCCGGTATTTCCTCCAGCATTTCTATGCTTGAGGCATTTAATACCTCAGCCTTGGATAAATTTAAGATTTCACGTAAAAAATTAACCAACATCATATCCATCGCTGGTTTTATCGGAAGTGCAACCTTTGCTACATACTGTGGATTTAACTATATTCTGGACCTTGTAGATTCTTACGTGGCAAACTATGTGATCGCCACTCTTGGCCTGGTGGAAGTTGTTGCAATCAGTTACATTTATGGTACGGAGAAACTCAGAGAAGATGCAAACCAATATTCTGACTTCAAGGTCGGTAAATGGTGGGATTACTTACTAAAATACTTTACCCCCATATTGTTGGGAATTACAGTTATTACAAATTTTGTGTCCGGTATTATGAAGATGTTTGGTATGGATTCTGTTACACTGATATCAAATATTGTGTTTGGCTGGGGAACAGTTGTACTCATGATCGGTGTTGCCATTGTATTCTGTAAACGCCCATGGCAGGCTGCTCTTGAATAA
- a CDS encoding MetS family NSS transporter small subunit: MNPFALTMMIVGCSFIWGGLFLCVGIALTKKPEE, translated from the coding sequence ATGAATCCATTTGCATTGACTATGATGATTGTTGGCTGTTCTTTTATATGGGGGGGATTGTTTCTGTGTGTGGGCATAGCCCTGACTAAAAAACCGGAAGAATAA
- a CDS encoding LysR family transcriptional regulator codes for MEIRRLSYFVSVVKHKNFTKAAQEHHMVQTAMSRQIAAIEEELGVVLLKRNNRTVLLTPAGEVFYSKALKIIELYNEMIFQTQKTAKLHPRVLEIGFGHYEHIIIAQVVSEFKALYPDIDVLVAKHSYSDLITYLQAGKLDIVFTLPFSPAFVSLDETVVKQVFPSTMYIIANKKHPLAQFDTISADSLNECTLITLSEDSGPCSLEVLRQFTMTAGLNIKNFINANSLESQILMVESGLGVAFLPSICIKHLTPNVKAINLKDFDPGNFVAMYQKSNENPFIKIFLQLASLKDS; via the coding sequence ATGGAAATCAGAAGATTATCTTATTTTGTTTCAGTTGTAAAACATAAGAATTTTACAAAAGCTGCCCAGGAACACCACATGGTGCAAACAGCAATGAGCAGGCAGATTGCAGCCATCGAAGAAGAACTGGGAGTTGTTTTGTTAAAACGCAATAACAGAACTGTTTTGCTTACACCTGCCGGGGAAGTTTTTTACAGCAAAGCTTTAAAGATTATAGAACTGTACAACGAGATGATTTTTCAAACCCAAAAGACGGCTAAGCTCCATCCCAGGGTATTGGAAATTGGCTTTGGCCATTATGAACATATTATCATAGCACAGGTAGTTTCTGAGTTTAAGGCCCTTTATCCGGATATTGATGTTCTGGTTGCCAAGCATAGCTATAGTGACCTTATAACATACTTACAGGCCGGAAAATTAGATATAGTCTTTACGCTTCCCTTTAGTCCCGCTTTTGTATCACTGGATGAGACCGTGGTAAAGCAGGTTTTTCCTTCTACTATGTATATCATTGCAAATAAAAAGCATCCCCTTGCCCAGTTTGATACCATATCAGCAGATTCACTGAATGAATGTACATTAATTACTTTAAGTGAAGATTCAGGACCTTGCTCTCTGGAGGTTTTAAGACAATTTACGATGACGGCCGGCCTTAACATTAAAAATTTCATTAATGCCAATAGCTTGGAATCCCAGATATTAATGGTAGAATCCGGACTGGGTGTGGCATTCTTACCGAGTATTTGCATCAAGCATTTAACACCGAATGTGAAAGCCATTAATTTAAAGGATTTTGATCCCGGGAATTTTGTCGCCATGTACCAGAAATCCAATGAAAATCCTTTTATAAAAATTTTTCTTCAATTGGCTTCTTTAAAAGACAGTTAG
- the rfbC gene encoding dTDP-4-dehydrorhamnose 3,5-epimerase, which yields MGKIKVTTCGIEGLYVIEPAVFHDSRGYFMETYNQNDFKEAGLDMVFVQDNQSMSVRGVLRGLHFQKQFPQGKLVRVVRGTVFDVAVDLRSASETYGKWFGVELSAENKKQFYIPEGFAHGFLVLSDEAEFAYKCTDFYHPGDEGGILWSDPVIGIDWPIEEGMELIISDKDQKWSGIRDTFKF from the coding sequence ATGGGAAAGATAAAAGTAACAACTTGCGGAATAGAAGGACTTTATGTCATTGAGCCTGCGGTATTTCACGATTCCAGAGGATATTTCATGGAAACCTATAATCAGAATGATTTTAAGGAAGCCGGACTTGACATGGTTTTTGTACAGGACAACCAGTCCATGTCCGTAAGAGGCGTGCTGCGGGGCCTTCATTTCCAGAAACAGTTTCCACAGGGAAAGCTGGTGCGTGTTGTAAGAGGAACGGTGTTTGACGTGGCAGTGGACCTGCGTTCCGCTTCTGAAACCTATGGAAAATGGTTTGGTGTGGAGCTGTCTGCGGAAAATAAAAAGCAGTTCTATATTCCGGAAGGCTTTGCCCATGGATTTTTAGTTTTGTCTGATGAGGCAGAATTCGCATATAAATGTACCGATTTCTATCACCCAGGCGATGAAGGCGGAATTTTGTGGAGCGATCCGGTAATCGGCATTGACTGGCCGATCGAGGAAGGTATGGAACTGATCATTTCTGATAAAGATCAAAAGTGGAGCGGAATCCGGGATACCTTCAAATTTTAG
- a CDS encoding ABC transporter permease, with the protein MNYLVSLIKEIIAKRKLILDLSKADFKKRFVGSYFGIAWMFLQPMATVLVYFFVFQMGFKSVPPVPEYPYVLWLIPGIVPWFYFSEVLNMGTGCLQEYNYLVKKVVFRVEILPVIKMISCMMVHGIFAIIMILVFFCYGYFPKASWIQILYYSFASSMLSLAIAYFTSAIHVFFKDMAQIIGICLQFGMWMVPIMWAPEMFPSIPSWLPVLLKLNPFYYIVAGYRDSMLTGNWLTERPTLGLYFWSVTIVLMLIGLKVFKKLRPHFSDVL; encoded by the coding sequence ATGAATTATCTGGTTTCCTTAATAAAAGAAATAATTGCAAAGAGAAAGCTTATTCTGGATCTGTCAAAGGCGGATTTTAAAAAACGGTTTGTAGGTTCCTATTTTGGGATCGCATGGATGTTTTTGCAGCCTATGGCAACGGTACTGGTATATTTTTTCGTATTCCAGATGGGCTTTAAAAGCGTGCCTCCTGTCCCGGAATATCCTTATGTACTTTGGCTGATTCCTGGCATTGTGCCCTGGTTTTATTTCAGCGAGGTGCTGAACATGGGGACGGGCTGTCTTCAGGAGTATAATTATCTGGTAAAAAAGGTGGTATTCCGGGTGGAGATCCTTCCGGTCATCAAGATGATTTCCTGCATGATGGTACATGGCATTTTTGCAATCATCATGATCCTGGTGTTTTTCTGCTATGGCTATTTTCCAAAGGCAAGCTGGATACAGATCCTGTATTATTCCTTTGCAAGCTCCATGCTTTCTTTAGCCATTGCGTATTTTACCAGTGCCATTCATGTGTTTTTCAAGGATATGGCTCAGATCATAGGGATCTGCCTGCAGTTTGGTATGTGGATGGTGCCGATTATGTGGGCGCCGGAGATGTTTCCGTCAATTCCATCCTGGCTGCCGGTCCTGCTTAAGTTAAATCCCTTTTATTATATCGTGGCCGGATACCGGGACAGCATGCTGACCGGAAACTGGCTGACAGAACGGCCCACCCTGGGACTTTATTTCTGGTCAGTGACCATTGTCCTGATGCTTATAGGGCTGAAAGTATTTAAAAAGCTCCGCCCGCACTTTTCCGATGTGCTGTAA
- a CDS encoding ABC transporter ATP-binding protein has translation MSVESNNKAITVNNVTKIYKLYEKPVDRLKEALSVTHKNYHRDFYALNGISFDVEKGQTVGIIGTNGSGKSTILKIITGVLTPTSGSLEVNGVISALLELGAGFNMDYTGIENIYMNGTMMGFSKKEMEGKLQDILDFADIGDFVYQPVKTYSSGMFVRLAFALAINVEPEILIVDEALSVGDVFFQAKCYRRMEEIRRNGTTILMVTHDMGAIIKYCDRVVVLNKGNFIAEGEPGKMVDLYKKILANQMDDLGEELEEIRSGILSDFSGEQASVLAQSKNSRQEGLMKEKLTINPSRTEYGDKRAEIVDFGLLDERGNVTNLLLKGEYFTIKERIHFHTQIETPIFTYTIKDKRGADLTGTNTMYEASDVQAVGKGDEYEVEFNQKMTLQGGEYLLSMSCTGFENGEHVVYHRLYDIANITVISNKNTVGIYDMEPEVSLKLYRAGE, from the coding sequence ATGTCCGTAGAAAGTAACAACAAAGCAATAACCGTTAATAATGTAACAAAAATATATAAACTATACGAAAAGCCTGTTGACCGTTTAAAAGAGGCTTTAAGCGTGACCCACAAAAATTACCACAGGGATTTCTATGCCTTAAACGGCATTTCTTTTGATGTGGAAAAAGGACAAACCGTGGGGATCATCGGAACCAATGGATCGGGCAAGTCCACCATACTGAAAATCATTACCGGAGTCCTTACGCCCACCTCAGGCAGTTTAGAGGTAAACGGAGTAATTTCCGCCCTTTTGGAGCTGGGAGCCGGATTTAATATGGATTATACCGGAATCGAAAACATTTACATGAATGGCACCATGATGGGCTTCTCCAAAAAAGAGATGGAGGGGAAGCTTCAGGACATCCTGGATTTCGCAGACATCGGAGATTTTGTGTACCAGCCTGTAAAGACCTACTCAAGCGGTATGTTCGTCCGTCTGGCATTTGCGCTGGCAATCAACGTGGAGCCTGAAATCCTTATCGTTGACGAGGCCTTATCCGTTGGAGACGTATTTTTCCAGGCCAAATGCTACCGCCGCATGGAAGAAATCCGCCGGAACGGGACCACCATATTAATGGTCACTCATGATATGGGAGCAATCATCAAATATTGTGACCGTGTAGTAGTATTAAACAAAGGTAATTTTATTGCTGAGGGAGAGCCTGGAAAGATGGTGGATCTCTATAAAAAGATCCTGGCAAATCAGATGGACGACCTTGGAGAAGAACTGGAAGAGATACGAAGCGGCATATTAAGCGACTTTTCCGGGGAACAGGCATCTGTTCTGGCGCAGTCTAAAAACTCCCGCCAGGAAGGGCTTATGAAGGAAAAGCTGACGATCAACCCAAGCCGTACCGAATACGGCGACAAGAGAGCGGAGATCGTGGATTTCGGGCTTCTGGACGAAAGAGGAAATGTGACCAATCTCCTTCTTAAAGGGGAGTACTTTACCATTAAGGAGCGGATCCATTTTCATACCCAAATCGAGACGCCGATCTTCACCTATACCATCAAAGATAAGCGGGGGGCCGATTTAACCGGCACCAACACCATGTACGAGGCCTCTGATGTGCAGGCCGTGGGAAAAGGCGATGAATATGAGGTGGAATTTAACCAGAAAATGACCCTTCAGGGAGGGGAGTATCTTCTTTCCATGAGCTGCACGGGATTTGAAAACGGAGAGCATGTAGTTTACCACCGCCTGTATGACATCGCAAACATTACGGTCATTTCCAATAAAAATACGGTAGGTATTTATGATATGGAACCGGAAGTAAGCTTAAAGCTTTACCGGGCAGGAGAGTGA
- a CDS encoding methyltransferase domain-containing protein has translation MNDISPELKKLFLKYDGDTKKLLQENPNLDYLYALSDIRENLLEWYEFDEAASLLQIGSDYGALTGLYSRRVRQVTVLDPDRNNLSVNRLRNEKQENIRYITGELDSFEEEGFDYVVMVGSLRPPYDKHIKKAKSLLKPEGKLILSICNRLGLKYQAGAVPDRDRLSRTEVLELLCGENGQQGKAEFYYPMPDYRLPVTMYSDEYLPGKGDLTHAILAYDYPKYLRFDLGKMFDEVCEGKQFETFANSFLTIWSRYEKN, from the coding sequence ATGAATGATATCAGCCCTGAACTTAAGAAGCTGTTTTTAAAATATGATGGGGATACAAAAAAGCTGCTGCAGGAAAATCCAAACCTGGATTACCTGTATGCATTATCCGATATACGTGAGAACCTGCTGGAGTGGTATGAATTTGATGAGGCGGCTTCCCTACTGCAGATAGGGTCCGACTATGGCGCCCTGACCGGCCTATACAGCAGGCGGGTCAGACAGGTAACCGTTCTTGACCCTGACCGCAATAATCTGTCGGTCAACCGTCTGCGCAACGAAAAACAGGAAAACATCCGGTATATAACAGGGGAATTAGATTCCTTTGAAGAGGAAGGCTTTGATTATGTAGTGATGGTGGGGTCCTTAAGGCCGCCCTATGACAAGCATATAAAAAAAGCAAAATCCCTTTTAAAGCCGGAAGGAAAGCTGATTCTTTCCATATGCAACCGCTTGGGCCTTAAATATCAGGCCGGTGCGGTTCCTGACAGGGACCGCCTTTCAAGGACAGAGGTCTTAGAGCTTTTGTGCGGAGAAAACGGACAGCAGGGAAAGGCAGAATTCTATTATCCCATGCCGGATTACCGTTTGCCGGTGACTATGTATTCCGATGAGTACCTGCCGGGCAAGGGAGATCTGACTCATGCCATTCTTGCCTATGATTATCCCAAATATCTGAGGTTTGATTTAGGAAAGATGTTTGATGAGGTATGTGAAGGAAAACAGTTTGAGACATTTGCCAATTCATTTTTAACCATTTGGAGCCGTTATGAAAAAAATTAA